The DNA segment ACCGGGCAGGTGATCGTGCCGATGCGTTCTGCCACGCTCCAGCCGATCAGCGCGCGAAATGCCTGCAGGTAGGCTTGCGGGTCGTTGCGCGCAGTGCGTTCGATGAAGCGCTCGCGCACTGCGCGGCTTTCCGGTTTCGGGAACAGGTGCGGACCGATAAGGTTGGCCAGCTTGGCCATGCCTTTGCGCCTGACCACGTACTGGCGCATCCACACCGCGAATTTTTCCTTCAAGGTGCGCACCGTCGCATCCGGGCCGCTGTTGACGATGGTAAGCGTCTTGACCATCGCGGGATGGTCGAGCGCAAGCTGGAAAGCGACCGCGCCTCCCAGCGATATGCCGACCACGTGCGCGGCATCGATTCCAAGCGCATGCAGCAGGCCGGCGGCGTCGGCGGCGAACTGCGCAATGCTGTAGGATGCCGCCGGCTTGTCAGACTGGCCGTGGCCGCGCAGGTCGAAGCTGATGACCTGGTAGCCCTGCGCGAACGGCTCGCGCTGCGCTTCCCAATCCTCCTTGCAGGAACCCAGTCCATGGATCAGCAGCAGCGCCGGTCCCGCGCCGTGGATATCGTATTCGACGCCGATGCCGTTGACTTCAATGCGTGCCATAACAAGTTCCCCTCTTTCTGATGCAATGTCCTGTTGCCACTATAGCGGTTTTGCATCAGCCCGCCACTAGCCGGGCGGGGAGGCGCGCGCACTTGACAGGCGCTGTTTCAGCTGACGTGCAGCCAGCGCATAACCGCCCTCGCTGCCATCGACAAAGTGCTGGTGCTGGCCATTGTAGGATTGGACGATGCAGGTCAGCAGCGCCTGGCTCGACTTGTGCATGCCGTAGGCCAGGCGGCCGGCGCGGGACTCGGATTCCAGCCATTGCGCCAGTCGGGCTGCCTGGGCATCGCTGCCGTCGATCACCATGCGCAGCATGCCGTCGAACTTGCGGAAGTCGGAATTTTGCACCAGGTCCTCGCGGTAGCGGCTCCAGCGCACGCTTTCTGTGTCGCGCCCGAGCGCGAACAGCAGGCGGCCCGCAAGGTTGAGCCCGACCATGCGGGCGAGATGGCCAAGCCGTTGCAGCGGCGGCTGGCCCTGCGTATGCACCCGCCATTCCTGCGAAAGCCAGCGCGGGCGCAGCGCCAGGCGCATGCGGTCGACCCGCAACGGATGGTATTGCGCCACATCGCCGTAAATGGCGTCGATCTGGCGCAGCACGTTGCCATAAGTATCGAGGTTGGATTGCGTATCGGCAGCAGTCGCTGCCACCAGCAAAGCCAGCTTGTGGCCATTGAAACTGGGGACCCCTTGCCAGCGGCATTCGAACCCTGCGAAACTGCCTGCGGCCGGGCCATCTACTTCCATGACCCGCAACACCCCCTCGGCATTGGCGCTCTTGACGCGCCTCTCGGCTTCTTCCCAGCCGCGGCCATACAGCACCGGCTGCGTCACCTGCGCGGATATGCGCAGCTTGCCCAGTTTCACCCACTGGTCCTGCGCCACCAGGTCACCTACGCGTACCAGCCCGACGCGCAGGTGCAGGTTGAATGCCTGCCGCGCAAGCTTTTGCGCCGCGCGCAGTGCCGGCAGCACGGCGTCCCGCAGCCGCCCCGGCACGGCGAAGGTGGCGCCGTCGCCGCCAAAGACATAAGGCAGCTCAAGCGAACGGTCGACATTGACCACCGCCGCAATGCAGGCAACGCCGACCGTGTTGACATCCTTGTAAGCGCCTGCCTCGATCGCTTTCGTCGAGCCGGCGACATCGGCGATCACGATCCACCAGTCGGGCGGCAAATCCGCCTGGAGGCGGCCCTGCGCAGCTTCGGCAAAGGAAGTCAGGGCCGGCAGCGCCCGGTAAAAATCGGCGTTGTCTGCGGCATTTCCGGCGGCGGTATGGGCGGCGGTGCTGGGCATGGCGTGAATGCGGGCTCGGTCGGTGGAAACATTGAATTTACCGCAAGCCCCGTTCGCCGTGCCGGTTTATTTCATGTTTAACCGACAATTGGTTACTAGCGCATTGCCGGGACTCCCAGCACGCGCCCGATAGCACATCGTTTTGCTCGGCATCGTACGGTGCGCCCCTGCTTTGCTTTACACTGTCGCTCTGAACGAGACCGGATTTCCCGCTGATGTCGAGCGCACTGACCATTTTCTTGATTGCAGCATTGCTGTGCATCGCCATGCTGCTGATGTTGCGCTATTTTATGCGCAGCGGGATCGCCGGTATCCGGGAATGGGGTTATGCCAACCTTCTGGCCTGCATCGCCTTCATCCTGTACGCATTTGGCCGTGAATTGCCGCCGCTGATCGCTTACGAAGCCGCCAACGTCCTGTACGCGGCGGCCAGTGCGTTCATGCTGGCCGGTTTCCAGCGGTTTTTTGCCCGTCCGTCGCGCAAGATGGTGCTGAGTGGGACGGTACTGGCCGTCGGCCTGGGCATCGCATTTTTCCACTATGTGCGCGACTCCTTTGACGGGCGCTCGATTGTCGTGTCGCTGTTCCAGGCGGCCATTGCGCTGGGCATTGGCATGACCGTGCTGCGGGCTATCAAGGTCAAGCGGCGCTCCCGTTATCCCTACCATTTCACCATGGCGATGGCGCTGGTAGTCGCGCTCGGTCATTTGCTGCGCGTCGCGGTCCATATGGGCCAGTCCGGCGACATGACGTCGCTGCTGCAACCTTCGCCCTGGAACCTGTTTTTCGTCAGCGCCGGCACCATGGCGCTGCCGGCGCTGACGCTGGGCGGCGTGATGATGGTGCACGATGTCATGCTGGCCAAGGCCGAACACGCCGCCAACCGAGATTTCCTGACAGGTGCGTGGTCGCGCAGGGCTTTCTTTGCCCTGGCGGAGGTGGATTTGAAGCGTGCCCGGCGCAGCCATCGCGATGTCTCGCTGTTGCTCTTCGATGTAGACCATTTCAAGGCGATCAATGACAGTCTCGGGCACGCGGCGGGTGACCGCGTGCTGGTGGATGCCGTGGCGCGCGCCGAGGGCGTGATTCGCAACGGCGATTACCTCGGGCGTATCGGCGGCGAGGAATTCGCAGTGCTGCTGCCGGAAACCGGCATCGATGCTGCTCTGGCC comes from the Janthinobacterium sp. 17J80-10 genome and includes:
- a CDS encoding DUF3095 domain-containing protein; the encoded protein is MPSTAAHTAAGNAADNADFYRALPALTSFAEAAQGRLQADLPPDWWIVIADVAGSTKAIEAGAYKDVNTVGVACIAAVVNVDRSLELPYVFGGDGATFAVPGRLRDAVLPALRAAQKLARQAFNLHLRVGLVRVGDLVAQDQWVKLGKLRISAQVTQPVLYGRGWEEAERRVKSANAEGVLRVMEVDGPAAGSFAGFECRWQGVPSFNGHKLALLVAATAADTQSNLDTYGNVLRQIDAIYGDVAQYHPLRVDRMRLALRPRWLSQEWRVHTQGQPPLQRLGHLARMVGLNLAGRLLFALGRDTESVRWSRYREDLVQNSDFRKFDGMLRMVIDGSDAQAARLAQWLESESRAGRLAYGMHKSSQALLTCIVQSYNGQHQHFVDGSEGGYALAARQLKQRLSSARASPPG
- a CDS encoding alpha/beta hydrolase, which produces MARIEVNGIGVEYDIHGAGPALLLIHGLGSCKEDWEAQREPFAQGYQVISFDLRGHGQSDKPAASYSIAQFAADAAGLLHALGIDAAHVVGISLGGAVAFQLALDHPAMVKTLTIVNSGPDATVRTLKEKFAVWMRQYVVRRKGMAKLANLIGPHLFPKPESRAVRERFIERTARNDPQAYLQAFRALIGWSVAERIGTITCPVLAIAADRDYTPLSMKEAYVAKIPGARLEVVADARHALPMEKPAQFNAVLRNFLDIHA
- a CDS encoding GGDEF domain-containing protein encodes the protein MSSALTIFLIAALLCIAMLLMLRYFMRSGIAGIREWGYANLLACIAFILYAFGRELPPLIAYEAANVLYAAASAFMLAGFQRFFARPSRKMVLSGTVLAVGLGIAFFHYVRDSFDGRSIVVSLFQAAIALGIGMTVLRAIKVKRRSRYPYHFTMAMALVVALGHLLRVAVHMGQSGDMTSLLQPSPWNLFFVSAGTMALPALTLGGVMMVHDVMLAKAEHAANRDFLTGAWSRRAFFALAEVDLKRARRSHRDVSLLLFDVDHFKAINDSLGHAAGDRVLVDAVARAEGVIRNGDYLGRIGGEEFAVLLPETGIDAALAVAERLRAGLQVRADEGIEFTVSIGVAVLRHEESVADMMRRADAALYRAKIGGRNRVERELA